One genomic segment of Ignavibacteriota bacterium includes these proteins:
- a CDS encoding aldehyde dehydrogenase: protein MSNIDRTYIQKLVNDAIKELESKNIISSQSSSNGVFENVDDAIYQSKIAQKKWIKVSTDIKKKIISELRKTMHYYAEDFSKKAHEETGMGRVEDKIAKHHNAADATPGMEDLETRSWTGSKGTVIEERAPYGVIAGITPSTHPIPVLLNSIIITITGGNSVVFSVHPFAKNVSAYAIEIFHKVIVENGGPENVISMIKEPTLENVNKLFNHPDIDLIVATGGPAVVEAAFKAGKKVIAAGPGNPPVLVDQTADLNNAAKSIITGASFDNNILCIAEKETFVLNQVFDDFVQAMKNNGAVYLNSNQIEILTQKAISKNENGHYFGTKEFIGKNANVLASACGLNLSNEVRLLFGEVSENHPFVVAEQMMPFMPIVRVNSFEEGLIKCKKAEHGFGHTTVIHSNSLINITKFTQEMDTSIVIVNGPSLAGNGGSAGEGYFSHTIASPTGEGVCTPKDFTRVRRIAISNALKIV from the coding sequence TTGTCAAATATTGACAGAACATATATTCAAAAATTAGTTAATGATGCGATAAAAGAATTAGAAAGTAAAAACATCATTAGTTCACAAAGTTCCTCAAACGGAGTATTTGAAAATGTAGATGATGCAATTTACCAATCAAAAATTGCTCAAAAAAAATGGATAAAAGTTTCAACAGATATTAAGAAAAAAATAATTTCCGAACTTAGAAAAACTATGCATTATTACGCTGAAGATTTTTCTAAGAAAGCACATGAAGAAACCGGAATGGGCAGAGTTGAAGATAAAATTGCAAAACATCATAATGCTGCGGATGCAACTCCGGGAATGGAAGATTTGGAAACAAGATCATGGACTGGCTCCAAAGGAACTGTAATTGAAGAACGTGCACCATACGGAGTTATTGCAGGAATTACTCCTTCAACACATCCAATACCGGTTTTATTAAATAGTATAATTATTACAATTACCGGAGGAAATAGTGTGGTTTTCAGCGTGCATCCTTTTGCAAAAAATGTTTCAGCATATGCTATTGAAATTTTTCATAAAGTAATTGTTGAAAACGGCGGACCGGAAAATGTAATTTCAATGATTAAAGAGCCAACATTAGAAAATGTAAATAAATTATTTAATCATCCAGATATTGATTTGATTGTTGCAACCGGTGGTCCGGCTGTGGTTGAAGCAGCATTTAAAGCCGGAAAAAAAGTTATTGCTGCGGGACCGGGAAATCCTCCGGTTTTAGTTGATCAAACAGCTGATTTAAATAATGCTGCGAAAAGTATTATTACCGGAGCTTCTTTTGATAATAATATTCTCTGCATTGCCGAAAAAGAAACATTCGTTTTAAACCAAGTTTTTGATGATTTTGTTCAAGCTATGAAAAACAACGGTGCTGTTTATCTAAATTCCAATCAGATTGAAATACTTACGCAGAAGGCTATTTCAAAGAATGAAAATGGTCATTATTTCGGGACAAAAGAATTTATAGGGAAAAATGCAAACGTTTTAGCTTCAGCTTGCGGATTAAATTTATCGAATGAAGTTAGATTATTATTTGGTGAAGTTTCCGAAAATCATCCTTTTGTTGTTGCAGAGCAAATGATGCCGTTTATGCCAATCGTAAGAGTAAACTCATTTGAAGAAGGCTTAATTAAATGTAAAAAAGCCGAACACGGTTTTGGGCATACTACCGTTATTCATTCCAATAGCTTAATAAATATTACAAAGTTTACGCAAGAAATGGATACAAGTATTGTGATTGTAAATGGTCCATCTTTAGCCGGAAATGGCGGAAGTGCCGGCGAGGGATATTTTTCACATACAATTGCAAGTCCAACCGGAGAAGGAGTTTGTACACCAAAAGATTTTACAAGAGTTAGAAGAATTGCAATAAGCAATGCATTAAAAATTGTATAA
- the eutM gene encoding ethanolamine utilization microcompartment protein EutM, whose protein sequence is MKLEALGMIETKGLVGAIEAADAMVKAANVSLLGKEMIGGGYVTVMVRGDVGAVKAATDAGASAAQRVGELVSVHVIPRPHADVENILPSSK, encoded by the coding sequence ATGAAATTAGAAGCACTCGGAATGATAGAAACCAAAGGATTGGTCGGAGCAATTGAAGCCGCTGATGCAATGGTAAAAGCTGCAAATGTAAGTCTTTTAGGAAAAGAAATGATTGGCGGTGGTTATGTAACAGTTATGGTTAGAGGTGATGTTGGCGCTGTAAAAGCAGCAACTGATGCCGGCGCTTCAGCCGCACAAAGAGTAGGTGAATTAGTATCCGTTCATGTTATCCCAAGACCTCATGCTGATGTTGAAAATATTTTACCAAGCAGTAAATAA
- a CDS encoding fucose isomerase: protein MLKNIPPIIGADLLKILSEMGHGDEIVIADGNFPAASKAKRLIRMDGHNAPDILEAILKLFPLDIYVDKPVGLMQVMKGDNYVPVIWEDFRKIIIESKEYFNDFDYIEKFEFYRRAENAFAIIASSEMALYANIILKKGVITL from the coding sequence ATGTTAAAAAATATTCCTCCAATAATTGGAGCAGATCTTCTAAAAATTTTAAGTGAAATGGGACACGGTGATGAAATTGTAATTGCCGATGGAAATTTTCCGGCTGCTTCTAAAGCAAAAAGACTTATCAGAATGGATGGACACAATGCTCCCGATATTCTTGAAGCAATTTTAAAACTTTTTCCACTTGATATTTATGTGGATAAACCGGTTGGATTAATGCAAGTAATGAAAGGTGATAATTATGTTCCGGTAATTTGGGAAGACTTTAGGAAAATAATTATTGAAAGCAAAGAATATTTTAATGATTTCGATTACATTGAAAAATTTGAGTTCTACAGAAGAGCAGAAAATGCATTTGCAATAATTGCTTCAAGTGAAATGGCTCTCTATGCAAATATTATTCTGAAAAAAGGTGTAATAACTTTATAA
- a CDS encoding class II aldolase/adducin family protein, whose amino-acid sequence MSYNLITLKKQIVEVGKRMYDRGYVASNDGNISAKVDDERVVITPTGVSKGYLSPDTMVVVDMNGKVLNGDRKASSEVFMHLQVYKDRPDVRSVCHSHPPYATGFAVAGIPLDKCVLPEVIIALGNIPIVEYGTPGTDEFYKPVVPLLKDYDAFLLANHGALTVGKDVLNAYHKMETLEHFAHIAFVAQQVGTINTLNKDQVKKLTDQREKYGIRTNVGCVSCETDGNCDINTNQTNDSFDFQKLSISEKNKLVNEITDAILKKLQ is encoded by the coding sequence ATGAGTTATAATCTAATTACCCTAAAAAAGCAAATTGTAGAAGTGGGTAAAAGAATGTATGACCGTGGTTATGTTGCATCGAATGATGGGAACATAAGCGCAAAAGTTGATGATGAAAGAGTTGTTATAACTCCAACGGGAGTAAGCAAAGGTTATCTTTCGCCAGATACTATGGTTGTTGTTGATATGAACGGAAAAGTTTTAAATGGTGATAGAAAAGCTTCATCTGAAGTATTTATGCATTTACAAGTTTATAAAGATAGACCGGATGTAAGAAGCGTTTGCCATTCACATCCACCATATGCAACAGGATTTGCAGTTGCCGGAATTCCGCTGGATAAATGTGTGTTGCCGGAAGTAATAATTGCTTTGGGAAATATCCCAATTGTTGAATACGGTACTCCGGGAACTGATGAATTTTATAAACCTGTTGTTCCTTTACTCAAAGATTATGATGCATTTTTATTGGCAAATCATGGTGCATTAACAGTTGGGAAGGATGTTCTAAATGCTTATCACAAAATGGAAACTCTGGAACATTTTGCACATATTGCTTTTGTTGCTCAACAAGTTGGGACAATTAATACTTTAAATAAAGATCAAGTTAAAAAATTAACAGACCAGCGTGAGAAATATGGTATAAGGACAAATGTTGGATGTGTTAGCTGCGAGACAGATGGCAATTGTGATATAAATACAAACCAAACAAATGACAGTTTTGATTTTCAGAAATTATCTATTTCGGAAAAAAATAAACTTGTTAATGAAATAACAGATGCAATTCTAAAGAAATTACAATAA